In Asterias rubens chromosome 17, eAstRub1.3, whole genome shotgun sequence, a genomic segment contains:
- the LOC117301492 gene encoding protein Flattop homolog isoform X2 gives MTSTNSTANRYEQAFDSKRLQNWQLPHTYKERPSRFDGFTQVIANDRGHLLGGVPHSSENPWGKFVGTWDIPLKIPGNVTTFMARSDPAAVGIVKGRKDHEDYMRKAAGSPVKELAKAPSPRRKSPEKTLASPRQTPPSKSPQDRPCNPSPTQGSPRPASKSPQLA, from the exons ATGACAAGCACAAACAGCACAGCAAACAGA TATGAACAAGCATTCGACAGCAAAAGACTTCAAAACTGGCAGCTTCCACACACCTATAAAGAG CGGCCATCTCGTTTTGACGGCTTCACTCAAGTCATCGCAAATGACAGAGGACATCTTCTAGGTGGGGTGCCCCACTCTTCAGAAAACCCATGGGGGAAGTTTGTTGGAACATGGGATATTCCATTGAAGATTCCGGGCAATGTCACAACATTTATGGCTCGATCCGACCCTGCTGCTGTGGGTATTGTGAAAGGAAGGAAAGATCATGAAGATTACATGAGGAAAGCTGCTGGATCACCAGTCAAGGAACTCGCAAAG GCACCAAGTCCAAGAAGGAAGAGTCCAGAGAAAACCTTAGCCAGTCCCCGCCAAACTCCACCAAGTAAATCACCGCAGGACAGACCGTGTAATCCGTCACCAACACAAGGTTCCCCGAGACCAGCTTCAAAATCACCCCAACTAGCATAA
- the LOC117301491 gene encoding eukaryotic translation initiation factor 3 subunit F-like produces the protein MAAVLPRECHVHPVVLFSIVDSYERRNDEAARVIGTLLGTNINGIVEITNCFCVPHNESEDEVAVDMEFAKNMYDLHKKVNANETIIGWYATGADISDHSLLIHEYYSRECTNPVHLTIDTTVTDLKMSTKVWIRQTMGVPDKSKGTVFTPIKMVPVCHQPERVGLDTLIRGQASGRRTMETVSDLQHVGKASAKLQEMIAIVLSYVDEVMSGKIASDNQIGRFLMDLVANVPKLEPEEFERMINSNMKDLLMVVYLSNLVETQLNLNEKLTLIAQTHP, from the exons ATGGCGGCAGTTTTACCGAGGGAATGCCATGTGCATCCAGTAGTTTTATTCAGCATTGTAGACTCTTACGAAAGAAGAAATGACGAAGCTGCAAGGGTGATTGGAACTCTATTAG GTACAAACATCAACGGAATTGTTGAAATCACAAACTGTTTCTGCGTCCCACACAATGAATCAGAAGATGag gtTGCTGTTGATATGGAGTTTGCAAAGAATATGTACGATCTTCACAAAAAAGTCAATGCAAATGAGACCATTATTGGATG GTATGCAACAGGAGCAGATATTTCAGACCATTCTCTCTTGATACATGAATACTATTCCAGAGAATGTACCAACCCGGTTCATCTTACCATTGATACAACAGTCACAGACTTAAAGATGTCTACAAAAGTCTGGATACG ACAGACAATGGGTGTACCTGACAAGTCTAAAGGGACCGTATTTACCCCTATCAAGATGGTCCCTGTATGTCATCAACCGGAAAGAGTTGGAT TGGATACATTAATTCGAGGACAAGCTTCTGGCCGCCGTACGATGGAAACCGTTTCTGATCTCCAACATGTCGGCAAAGCATCGGCTAAACTACAAGAGATGATTGCCATAGTTCTTAGCTACGTTGATGAAGTAATG agtGGCAAGATTGCATCCGATAACCAGATTGGCCGTTTTCTGATGGATCTCGTTGCCAATGTACCTAAACTAGAACCAGAAGAATTTGAGAGAATGATCAACAGTAACATGAAG GACTTACTGATGGTGGTTTACCTGTCCAACCTTGTCGAGACCCAGCTAAATCTGAATGAGAAACTCACCCTCATCGCACAGACTCACCCATAA
- the LOC117301492 gene encoding protein Flattop homolog isoform X1: MFCLRKCFGQTTNLLTFELKMAAHFSANQYEQAFDSKRLQNWQLPHTYKERPSRFDGFTQVIANDRGHLLGGVPHSSENPWGKFVGTWDIPLKIPGNVTTFMARSDPAAVGIVKGRKDHEDYMRKAAGSPVKELAKAPSPRRKSPEKTLASPRQTPPSKSPQDRPCNPSPTQGSPRPASKSPQLA; the protein is encoded by the exons ATGTTTTGTTTACGGAAGTGTTTTGGACAGACAACAAATTTGTtaacatttgaactcaaaatGGCAGCGCATTTCAGTGCAAATCAG TATGAACAAGCATTCGACAGCAAAAGACTTCAAAACTGGCAGCTTCCACACACCTATAAAGAG CGGCCATCTCGTTTTGACGGCTTCACTCAAGTCATCGCAAATGACAGAGGACATCTTCTAGGTGGGGTGCCCCACTCTTCAGAAAACCCATGGGGGAAGTTTGTTGGAACATGGGATATTCCATTGAAGATTCCGGGCAATGTCACAACATTTATGGCTCGATCCGACCCTGCTGCTGTGGGTATTGTGAAAGGAAGGAAAGATCATGAAGATTACATGAGGAAAGCTGCTGGATCACCAGTCAAGGAACTCGCAAAG GCACCAAGTCCAAGAAGGAAGAGTCCAGAGAAAACCTTAGCCAGTCCCCGCCAAACTCCACCAAGTAAATCACCGCAGGACAGACCGTGTAATCCGTCACCAACACAAGGTTCCCCGAGACCAGCTTCAAAATCACCCCAACTAGCATAA